In the genome of Gemmatimonadota bacterium, the window CCGAGCTGCGCAGGAAGGTCTTTCGCGCCCTCCTTCGCGAGGGCCTCGATGGCGCGGAAGAGCAGCCCGGTCCGATCGAGCGGAGCCTGGTCGAAGGCGACTGACCGGCCGCCATCGGTGGCTACGCCGTGCCTGCCGTGAGCCAGCGCTCGGCTTCGGCCAGGCGTTCCATCGTCCCGATGTCCATCCACACGCAGCCGTCCACCCGGTAGGGCAGCAGTCTCTCGCCGCGGCCCGCGAGTCTCAGGTAGGGTCTTATGACGGAGAACGCCCCCTCCTCTTCCAACTCGTCCAGCAGGCGCGGCTCAGCGACGTGGACCCCGGTGAAGCCCAGGGGGGTTGCCTCACCGCGCGGCTCCCTCGCCAGCGTGACACGCCCAGAATGGTCGGAGTGCCCGCACAGTCCGTCCGCGTCGAAAAGGAGCGCACGGCTCTTGTCGCGCTCGTGCATGGCGAGCGTGACGAGCGCGCCCGAGCGCGCGTGCGCGTCGTACATGTCGACCAGGGACAGGTCCGTCAGCACGTCCGAATTGTGCAGGAAGAACGGCGCGTCACGCCGCAGGAGCCCGGCGGCGTGGCGGAGCCCCCCGCCCGTCTCGAGCGGCGCGTCGCCCGGCTCGCGCACGACGTGTGTTTCCACGCCGAAGCCGCCGCGTTCCCTGACGAAACGCTCCA includes:
- a CDS encoding nucleotidyltransferase family protein is translated as SDLLVDAMIFAAGLGTRLQPLTDTLPKALVPVAGVPMLERVARRLIAAGADRLVINAHWLGHEVERFVRERGGFGVETHVVREPGDAPLETGGGLRHAAGLLRRDAPFFLHNSDVLTDLSLVDMYDAHARSGALVTLAMHERDKSRALLFDADGLCGHSDHSGRVTLAREPRGEATPLGFTGVHVAEPRLLDELEEEGAFSVIRPYLRLAGRGERLLPYRVDGCVWMDIGTMERLAEAERWLTAGTA